A DNA window from Brassica napus cultivar Da-Ae chromosome A4, Da-Ae, whole genome shotgun sequence contains the following coding sequences:
- the LOC106448099 gene encoding PH, RCC1 and FYVE domains-containing protein 1-like isoform X2: MADPSSYVNHDRDVDQALIALKKGCQLLKYSRKGRPKFRSFRLSRDETALLWLSHGEEKSLKLSTVSRLLPGQRTAVFRRYLRPEKDYLSFSLIYHNGDRSLDLICKDKAETEVWFTGLKSLIRKNHNKQARSEVPEIHDSDIFSTGRPSTASLEFIPNNNTRRGRTSLDLGPRNNNSPIPFRDSDVASERISMLRPSTDGFRISISSTPSCSSGGSGGPDDIESLGDVYVWGEVWSDGISSSYNGTMNSKTVRTDVLIPRPLESNVVLDVHQIACGIRHISLVTRQGEVFTWGEEAGGRLGHGIQVDVSRPKLVEFLALTNIDFVACGEYHTCAVSTAGDLFTWGDGIHNVGLLGHGSDLSHWIPKRVSGPVEGLQVLSVACGTWHSALATANGKLFTFGDGAFGVLGHGDRESVSYPKEVKMLSGLKTMKVACGVWHTVAIVEVINQTSTSVSSRKLFTWGDGDKNRLGHGNKETYLIPTCVSSLIDYNFHQIACGNTLTVALTTSGHVFTMGGTSHGQLGSSNSDGKLPCLVQDRLVGEFVEEIASGDHHVAVLTSRNEVFTWGKGSNGRLGHGDTEDRKTPTLVEALKERHVKSISCGSNFTSSICIHKWVSGADQSVCSGCRQPFGFTRKRHNCYNCGLVHCHACSSKKALKAALAPTPGKPHRVCDACYAKLKAGGDNSNAANRYNTTPSAVRPVRETRSSRIILTPKTEPVKYSEVRSSRSESSIVRSSQVPALQQLKDVAFPSSLSAIQNAFKPNSTSRRGGSPPRSSGFSRSVVDNLKKTSGKINQEMTKLQSQVRKLKQKCDSQGIEIQRLRKTAREASELAIRHSSKHKAATEVMKSVAEHLRELKEKLPPEVSKCEAFESMNSQAEAYLNASEAAETSQDTTLSENSQDQNIEEHPSSSNGGAMMSQEPSNTTNINPHPSDSRPPAEASSSPSKSGGKELIEQFEPGVYVTYVLHKNGGKIFRRVRFSKRRFDEHQAEEWWNSKKDRMLKSYSHQVSSSGPMATESVPTPTSVQPPSSPTQPNSDDQEGGLK; encoded by the exons ATGGCAGATCCTTCTAGCTATGTCAATCACGACCGTGACGTCGACCAA GCACTCATTGCTTTGAAAAAAGGTTGTCAATTACTTAAGTATAGTCGGAAAGGGAGGCCTAAGTTTCGCTCTTTCAGGCTTTCACGG GATGAAACAGCATTGCTTTGGCTCTCACACGGAGAAGAAAAAAGTTTGAAGTTATCTACAGTTTCACGACTTCTCCCTGGACAAAGAACT gctGTTTTTCGAAGATATTTACGTCCAGAAAAAGATTACTTGTCATTCTCTCTTATATATCACAACGGAGATAGATCTCTTGATCTg ATCTGCAAGGACAAAGCAGAGACAGAAGTTTGGTTTACAGGACTTAAGTCTTTAATTAGAAAAAACCATAACAAGCAAGCTAGAAGTGAGGTCCCTGAG ATACATGACAGTGATATTTTCTCAACTGGTCGTCCTTCAACTGCATCATTAGAATTTATACCAAACAACAATACTCGCAGAGGAAGAACATCCCTTGATTTAGGACCACGTAATAATAACTCTCCGATTCCTTTCAGAGACTCAGATGTCGCTTCGGAACGTATAAGCATGCTAAGACCAAGTACTGATGGTTTTCGGATTAGTATCTCAAGCACACCAAGTTGTTCTAGTGGAGGGTCCGGTGGTCCTGATGACATTGAGTCTTTAGGTGATGTTTATGTCTGGGGTGAAGTTTGGAGTGACGGGATATCATCATCATACAATGGCACCATGAACTCAAAAACCGTGAGAACAGATGTACTTATTCCAAGACCCTTAGAATCAAACGTTGTTCTTGATGTTCATCAGATTGCTTGCGGCATAAGGCACATCTCTCTTGTGACAAGACAAGGTGAAGTGTTTACATGGGGAGAAGAAGCTGGAGGAAGGCTTGGACATGGTATTCAAGTCGAtgttagtcgtccaaaactcgTTGAGTTTCTTGCTTTGACCAACATTGATTTTGTTGCTTGTGGAGAGTATCATACTTGTGCTGTATCTACCGCTGGAGACTTGTTTACTTGGGGAGATGGAATCCATAACGTTGGTCTATTAGGACATGGTAGCGATCTTAGTCACTGGATACCAAAAAGAGTATCTGGTCCTGTTGAAGGACTTCAGGTCTTGTCTGTCGCTTGTGGCACATGGCATTCTGCGCTAGCAACTGCTAATGGGAAGTTATTCACTTTTGGCGATGGAGCGTTTGGTGTTCTTGGACATGGAGATAGAGAGAGTGTTTCGTATCCTAAAGAAGTGAAAATGTTGAGTGGCCTTAAAACCATGAAAGTAGCTTGCGGAGTGTGGCATACCGTGGCTATAGTCGAGGTTATCAATCAGACCAGTACGAGTGTTTCATCTAGAAAGTTGTTTACTTGGGGTGATGGTGATAAAAACAGGTTAGGACATGGGAACAAAGAGACTTACTTGATTCCAACTTGTGTCTCTTCACTAATTGACTACAACTTCCACCAAATAGCTTGTGGTAATACATTGACAGTTGCACTCACTACCTCGGGTCATGTTTTCACTATGGGAGGAACTTCACATGGTCAGCTCGGTAGCTCGAATTCAGATGGTAAATTGCCTTGTTTGGTTCAAGATCGATTGGTCGGTGAATTTGTTGAGGAAATTGCTAGTGGAGACCATCATGTTGCTGTGTTAACATCTAGAAATGAAGTCTTCACTTGGGGAAAAGGCTCTAATGGAAGACTAGGACATGGAGACACCGAAGATCGAAAAACGCCAACATTAGTTGAAGCTCTAAAAGAGAGGCATGTGAAGAGCATATCATGTGGCTCTAACTTTACATCAAGCATATGCATCCATAAGTGGGTCTCAGGAGCTGATCAATCAGTTTGCTCTGGTTGTCGTCAACCATTCGGTTTTACAAGAAAGAGACATAACTGTTACAACTGCGGTTTAGTGCACTGTCATGCTTGTAGTTCCAAGAAAGCTTTGAAGGCAGCACTAGCTCCAACTCCAGGGAAGCCACACCGTGTATGTGATGCTTGTTACGCTAAACTTAAAGCTGGAGGGGATAACTCTAACGCTGCTAATAGATACAACACAACTCCTAGCGCGGTAAGACCGGTCAGAGAAACAAGGTCGTCAAGGATTATATTGACACCAAAAACAGAACCAGTCAAGTACTCTGAAGTTAGGTCATCAAGATCTGAGTCTTCTATTGTCAGATCCTCACAAGTCCCAGCTCTTCAACAACTTAAAGATGTTGCATTCCCGAGCTCCCTTAGCGCTATTCAAAATGCTTTTAAACCAAATTCAAcatcaagaagaggaggaagccCTCCACGCAGTTCTGGATTTTCTAGGAGCGTGGTtgataatttgaagaagacaagTGGTAAAATTAACCAAGAAATGACAAAATTGCAGAGCCAg GTTAGAAAACTGAAACAGAAATGTGATAGTCAAGGCATAGAGATTCAAAGATTAAGGAAAACAGCAAGAGAAGCTTCTGAATTAGCTATAAGGCATTCTTCAAAGCATAAAGCAGCAACAGAGGTCATGAAATCTGTGGCTGAACAT ttgagAGAGTTGAAGGAGAAACTACCCCCTGAAGTATCTAAATGTGAAGCTTTTGAATCCATGAATTCTCAAGCTGAAGCCTATCTAAATGCGAGCGAAGCAGCTGAAACATCTCAAGACACAACTCTTTCTGAAAACTCACAAGACCAAAACATAGAAGAACATCCATCATCATCTAATGGAGGTGCCATGATGTCTCAAGAACCTTCAAACACAACAAATATAAATCCTCACCCGTCGGATTCAAGGCCACCAGCAGAAgcttcatcatcaccatcaaaATCAGGAGGCAAGGAGCTTATCGAACAATTTGAACCTGGTGTTTATGTTACTTATGTATTGCACAAAAATGGTGGAAAGATCTTTAGAAGAGTTAGATTCAG TAAACGGAGATTTGATGAGCATCAAGCAGAAGAATGGTGGAATAGCAAAAAAGATAGGATGCTTAAGAGTTATAGTCATCAGGTTTCATCATCAGGTCCCATGGCTACCGAGTCAGTTCCTACACCAACTTCAGTTCAACCGCCATCTTCGCCGACACAGCCAAATTCTGATGATCAAGAAGGGGGGTTAAAATAA
- the LOC106448099 gene encoding PH, RCC1 and FYVE domains-containing protein 1-like isoform X1 yields MADPSSYVNHDRDVDQALIALKKGCQLLKYSRKGRPKFRSFRLSRDETALLWLSHGEEKSLKLSTVSRLLPGQRTAVFRRYLRPEKDYLSFSLIYHNGDRSLDLICKDKAETEVWFTGLKSLIRKNHNKQARSEVPEVCVYLYLYYISYSNISNKPLHFVQIHDSDIFSTGRPSTASLEFIPNNNTRRGRTSLDLGPRNNNSPIPFRDSDVASERISMLRPSTDGFRISISSTPSCSSGGSGGPDDIESLGDVYVWGEVWSDGISSSYNGTMNSKTVRTDVLIPRPLESNVVLDVHQIACGIRHISLVTRQGEVFTWGEEAGGRLGHGIQVDVSRPKLVEFLALTNIDFVACGEYHTCAVSTAGDLFTWGDGIHNVGLLGHGSDLSHWIPKRVSGPVEGLQVLSVACGTWHSALATANGKLFTFGDGAFGVLGHGDRESVSYPKEVKMLSGLKTMKVACGVWHTVAIVEVINQTSTSVSSRKLFTWGDGDKNRLGHGNKETYLIPTCVSSLIDYNFHQIACGNTLTVALTTSGHVFTMGGTSHGQLGSSNSDGKLPCLVQDRLVGEFVEEIASGDHHVAVLTSRNEVFTWGKGSNGRLGHGDTEDRKTPTLVEALKERHVKSISCGSNFTSSICIHKWVSGADQSVCSGCRQPFGFTRKRHNCYNCGLVHCHACSSKKALKAALAPTPGKPHRVCDACYAKLKAGGDNSNAANRYNTTPSAVRPVRETRSSRIILTPKTEPVKYSEVRSSRSESSIVRSSQVPALQQLKDVAFPSSLSAIQNAFKPNSTSRRGGSPPRSSGFSRSVVDNLKKTSGKINQEMTKLQSQVRKLKQKCDSQGIEIQRLRKTAREASELAIRHSSKHKAATEVMKSVAEHLRELKEKLPPEVSKCEAFESMNSQAEAYLNASEAAETSQDTTLSENSQDQNIEEHPSSSNGGAMMSQEPSNTTNINPHPSDSRPPAEASSSPSKSGGKELIEQFEPGVYVTYVLHKNGGKIFRRVRFSKRRFDEHQAEEWWNSKKDRMLKSYSHQVSSSGPMATESVPTPTSVQPPSSPTQPNSDDQEGGLK; encoded by the exons ATGGCAGATCCTTCTAGCTATGTCAATCACGACCGTGACGTCGACCAA GCACTCATTGCTTTGAAAAAAGGTTGTCAATTACTTAAGTATAGTCGGAAAGGGAGGCCTAAGTTTCGCTCTTTCAGGCTTTCACGG GATGAAACAGCATTGCTTTGGCTCTCACACGGAGAAGAAAAAAGTTTGAAGTTATCTACAGTTTCACGACTTCTCCCTGGACAAAGAACT gctGTTTTTCGAAGATATTTACGTCCAGAAAAAGATTACTTGTCATTCTCTCTTATATATCACAACGGAGATAGATCTCTTGATCTg ATCTGCAAGGACAAAGCAGAGACAGAAGTTTGGTTTACAGGACTTAAGTCTTTAATTAGAAAAAACCATAACAAGCAAGCTAGAAGTGAGGTCCCTGAGGTGTGTgtgtatttgtatttatattatatatcatacTCAAACATATCTAACAAACCCCTACATTTTGTTCAGATACATGACAGTGATATTTTCTCAACTGGTCGTCCTTCAACTGCATCATTAGAATTTATACCAAACAACAATACTCGCAGAGGAAGAACATCCCTTGATTTAGGACCACGTAATAATAACTCTCCGATTCCTTTCAGAGACTCAGATGTCGCTTCGGAACGTATAAGCATGCTAAGACCAAGTACTGATGGTTTTCGGATTAGTATCTCAAGCACACCAAGTTGTTCTAGTGGAGGGTCCGGTGGTCCTGATGACATTGAGTCTTTAGGTGATGTTTATGTCTGGGGTGAAGTTTGGAGTGACGGGATATCATCATCATACAATGGCACCATGAACTCAAAAACCGTGAGAACAGATGTACTTATTCCAAGACCCTTAGAATCAAACGTTGTTCTTGATGTTCATCAGATTGCTTGCGGCATAAGGCACATCTCTCTTGTGACAAGACAAGGTGAAGTGTTTACATGGGGAGAAGAAGCTGGAGGAAGGCTTGGACATGGTATTCAAGTCGAtgttagtcgtccaaaactcgTTGAGTTTCTTGCTTTGACCAACATTGATTTTGTTGCTTGTGGAGAGTATCATACTTGTGCTGTATCTACCGCTGGAGACTTGTTTACTTGGGGAGATGGAATCCATAACGTTGGTCTATTAGGACATGGTAGCGATCTTAGTCACTGGATACCAAAAAGAGTATCTGGTCCTGTTGAAGGACTTCAGGTCTTGTCTGTCGCTTGTGGCACATGGCATTCTGCGCTAGCAACTGCTAATGGGAAGTTATTCACTTTTGGCGATGGAGCGTTTGGTGTTCTTGGACATGGAGATAGAGAGAGTGTTTCGTATCCTAAAGAAGTGAAAATGTTGAGTGGCCTTAAAACCATGAAAGTAGCTTGCGGAGTGTGGCATACCGTGGCTATAGTCGAGGTTATCAATCAGACCAGTACGAGTGTTTCATCTAGAAAGTTGTTTACTTGGGGTGATGGTGATAAAAACAGGTTAGGACATGGGAACAAAGAGACTTACTTGATTCCAACTTGTGTCTCTTCACTAATTGACTACAACTTCCACCAAATAGCTTGTGGTAATACATTGACAGTTGCACTCACTACCTCGGGTCATGTTTTCACTATGGGAGGAACTTCACATGGTCAGCTCGGTAGCTCGAATTCAGATGGTAAATTGCCTTGTTTGGTTCAAGATCGATTGGTCGGTGAATTTGTTGAGGAAATTGCTAGTGGAGACCATCATGTTGCTGTGTTAACATCTAGAAATGAAGTCTTCACTTGGGGAAAAGGCTCTAATGGAAGACTAGGACATGGAGACACCGAAGATCGAAAAACGCCAACATTAGTTGAAGCTCTAAAAGAGAGGCATGTGAAGAGCATATCATGTGGCTCTAACTTTACATCAAGCATATGCATCCATAAGTGGGTCTCAGGAGCTGATCAATCAGTTTGCTCTGGTTGTCGTCAACCATTCGGTTTTACAAGAAAGAGACATAACTGTTACAACTGCGGTTTAGTGCACTGTCATGCTTGTAGTTCCAAGAAAGCTTTGAAGGCAGCACTAGCTCCAACTCCAGGGAAGCCACACCGTGTATGTGATGCTTGTTACGCTAAACTTAAAGCTGGAGGGGATAACTCTAACGCTGCTAATAGATACAACACAACTCCTAGCGCGGTAAGACCGGTCAGAGAAACAAGGTCGTCAAGGATTATATTGACACCAAAAACAGAACCAGTCAAGTACTCTGAAGTTAGGTCATCAAGATCTGAGTCTTCTATTGTCAGATCCTCACAAGTCCCAGCTCTTCAACAACTTAAAGATGTTGCATTCCCGAGCTCCCTTAGCGCTATTCAAAATGCTTTTAAACCAAATTCAAcatcaagaagaggaggaagccCTCCACGCAGTTCTGGATTTTCTAGGAGCGTGGTtgataatttgaagaagacaagTGGTAAAATTAACCAAGAAATGACAAAATTGCAGAGCCAg GTTAGAAAACTGAAACAGAAATGTGATAGTCAAGGCATAGAGATTCAAAGATTAAGGAAAACAGCAAGAGAAGCTTCTGAATTAGCTATAAGGCATTCTTCAAAGCATAAAGCAGCAACAGAGGTCATGAAATCTGTGGCTGAACAT ttgagAGAGTTGAAGGAGAAACTACCCCCTGAAGTATCTAAATGTGAAGCTTTTGAATCCATGAATTCTCAAGCTGAAGCCTATCTAAATGCGAGCGAAGCAGCTGAAACATCTCAAGACACAACTCTTTCTGAAAACTCACAAGACCAAAACATAGAAGAACATCCATCATCATCTAATGGAGGTGCCATGATGTCTCAAGAACCTTCAAACACAACAAATATAAATCCTCACCCGTCGGATTCAAGGCCACCAGCAGAAgcttcatcatcaccatcaaaATCAGGAGGCAAGGAGCTTATCGAACAATTTGAACCTGGTGTTTATGTTACTTATGTATTGCACAAAAATGGTGGAAAGATCTTTAGAAGAGTTAGATTCAG TAAACGGAGATTTGATGAGCATCAAGCAGAAGAATGGTGGAATAGCAAAAAAGATAGGATGCTTAAGAGTTATAGTCATCAGGTTTCATCATCAGGTCCCATGGCTACCGAGTCAGTTCCTACACCAACTTCAGTTCAACCGCCATCTTCGCCGACACAGCCAAATTCTGATGATCAAGAAGGGGGGTTAAAATAA
- the LOC106445744 gene encoding uncharacterized protein At4g14342, with product MQASDRFNINSQLEHLQAKYVGTGHADLSRFEWAVNIQRDSYASYIGHYPMLAYFAIAENESIGRERYNFMQKMLLPCGLPPEREDD from the exons ATGCAG GCAAGTGATAGGTTTAACATCAATTCTCAGCTTGAACATCTTCAAGCTAAATATGTTGGCACTGGTCATGCTGATTTGAGCAGATT TGAGTGGGCTGTGAACATTCAGCGTGATAGCTATGCTTCATACATTGGCCACTACCCAATGCTTGCTTACTTTGCTATCGCTGAGAACGAGTCCATTGGACGCGAACGCTACAACTTCATGCAG AAAATGCTGTTACCGTGCGGCCTTCCTCCAGAGAGAGAAGACGATTAG
- the LOC106445743 gene encoding serine/threonine-protein kinase tricornered, with protein sequence METAKAWLSKLKSKDKGKSSKKKEATSNAKEGPRTPGGEEALSNVTKEKAAAAKLYIENHYKMQMQSLQERKERRKLLEKKLAAAEVSEEEQNNLIKDLELKETEYMRRQRHKMGADDFEPLTMIGKGAFGEVRICREKGTGNVYAMKKLKKSEMLRRGQVEHVKAERNLLAEVDSNCIVKLYCSFQDEEYLYLIMEYLPGGDMMTLLMRKDTLTEDEARFYIGETVLAIESIHKHNYIHRDIKPDNLLLDREGHMKLSDFGLCKPLDCSNLQEKDFTVARNVSGALQSDGRPVATRRTQQEQLLNWQRNRRMLAYSTVGTPDYIAPEVLLKKGYGMECDWWSLGAIMYEMLVGFPPFYSDDPMTTCRKIVNWRNYLKFPEEVRLSPEAKDLICRLLCNVEQRLGTKGADEIKGHPWFRGTEWGKLYQMKAAFIPQVNDELDTQNFEKFEETDKQVPKSSKSGPWRKMLSSKDINFVGYTYKNVEIVNDDQLPGIAEIKKKSNKPKRPSIKSLFEDESSGGATTNQGSFLNLLPTQMEEPEKEGSKCSSSG encoded by the exons ATGGAGACTGCCAAAGCTTGGCTGAGTAAGTTAAAATCTAAAGACAAGGGGAAGTCTTCAAAAAAGAAGGAAGCAACGAGTAATGCAAAAGAAGGACCGAGAACACCTGGAGGCGAAGAAGCGCTTTCAAATGTAACCAAGGAGAAGGCTGCTGCTGCCaaactatatattgaaaacCATTACAAAATGCAAATGCAGAGTCTGCAGGAAAGAAAGGAGCG ACGCAAATTGCTGGAGAAAAAGTTAGCTGCTGCAGAAGTGTCTGAGGAAGAGCAAAACAACTTGATAAAGGATTTGGAGTTGAAGGAAACTGAGTACATGCGCCGTCAGAGGCATAAGATGGGAGCTGATGATTTCGAGCCATTGACAATGATTGGGAAGGGTGCATTCGGAGAG GTTAGGATCTGTAGGGAGAAGGGAACAGGCAATGTCTATGCAATGAAGAAGCTTAAGAAATCCGAGATGCTTCGCAGAGGCCAG GTGGAGCATGTAAAAGCAGAGAGAAATTTACTTGCAGAAGTTGACAGTAACTGCATTGTCAAACTGTATTGTTCTTTCCAAGACGAGGAGTATCTTTACCTCATAATGGAGTATCTACCTGGTGGGGATATGATGACGTTACTTATGAGGAAAGACACTCTTACTGAAGATGAGGCCAGGTTTTATATTGGAGAAACTGTCCTGGCTATTGAGTCCATTCATAAGCACAACTACATCCACAG AGATATCAAGCCTGATAATTTGCTACTTGACAGAGAGGGCCACATGAAACTGTCAGATTTTGGATTATGCAAACCATTAGATTGTAGTAATCTCCAGGAGAAAGATTTCACAGTTGCACGAAACGTTAGTGGGGCTTTACAAAGTGATGGCCGTCCTGTGGCGACAAGACGCACCCAACAGGAGCAGCTTCTAAACTGGCAGCGCAATAGAAGGATGCTT GCGTATTCCACTGTTGGAACTCCTGACTATATTGCCCCAGAAGTTCTGCTTAAAAAAGGATATGGAATGGAATGTGATTG GTGGTCCCTAGGCGCCATTATGTATGAAATGCTTGTGGGGTTTCCACCATTTTATTCAGATGATCCAATGACAACTTGTAGGAAG ATTGTAAATTGGAGAAATTACTTGAAATTCCCAGAAGAGGTTAGACTATCACCAGAAGCCAAGGATCTTATTTGTAGGCTTTTATGCAATGTTGAACAAAGACTTGGAACTAAAGGAGCTGATGAAATTAAG GGTCACCCTTGGTTCAGAGGTACGGAATGGGGAAAGTTGTATCAGATGAAGGCTGCCTTTATTCCTCAAGTCAATGATGAGTTGGACACCCAAAACTTTGAGAAATTTGAAGAG ACTGACAAGCAAGTTCCAAAGTCGTCAAAGTCAGGTCCATGGAGAAAG ATGCTCTCGTCCAAGGACATTAACTTTGTGGGTTATACTTACAAGAACGTTGAAATCGTAAACGATGACCAATTACCAGGGATAG CTGAGATTAAGAAGAAGAGCAATAAGCCAAAGCGGCCTTCGATTAAATCCCTCTTTG AGGATGAATCATCTGGTGGCGCAACAACAAACCAAGGAAGCTTCTTGAATCTATTACCGACGCAGATGGAAGAACCGGAGAAAGAAGGTAGTAAGTGCAGCTCATCCGGGTGA